From Candidatus Obscuribacterales bacterium, one genomic window encodes:
- a CDS encoding response regulator transcription factor — protein MPRILVIDDDSAISELVAVNLEMAGYDVSQAADGIKGQAMALQLIPDLIMLDLMLPKVDGFTVCQRLRRDERTADIPVLMLTALGQTQNKVEGFNAGADDYLTKPFEVEEMLARVRALLRRTDRIPQAAKHTEILNYGPLTLVPERLEAIWFDRTVKLTHLEFELLHCLLQRHGQTVSPSEILKEVWGYDPDDDIETIRVHVRHLRTKLEPDPRHPKYIKTVYGAGYCLELPRVEQTESEDSPQAV, from the coding sequence ATGCCTCGGATACTTGTCATTGACGACGATTCTGCAATTTCAGAACTGGTTGCTGTCAACCTAGAAATGGCCGGCTATGATGTGAGTCAGGCAGCGGATGGTATTAAAGGTCAGGCCATGGCTCTGCAATTGATACCTGACTTGATTATGCTGGACTTAATGCTGCCCAAAGTGGATGGCTTTACCGTATGCCAGCGGCTGCGGCGAGATGAGCGCACCGCAGATATCCCAGTGCTGATGCTCACGGCCCTCGGACAAACCCAAAACAAAGTGGAAGGCTTCAATGCTGGAGCCGATGATTACTTAACGAAGCCGTTTGAAGTTGAGGAGATGCTGGCACGGGTTCGAGCCCTGTTGCGCCGCACCGATCGCATTCCCCAGGCTGCGAAACATACCGAAATCCTCAACTACGGGCCGCTCACCTTGGTGCCCGAGCGGCTAGAAGCCATTTGGTTTGACCGAACGGTTAAGCTCACCCACCTAGAGTTTGAGTTGCTCCATTGCCTCTTGCAGCGTCATGGGCAAACTGTTTCCCCGAGTGAAATTTTGAAAGAGGTGTGGGGTTATGATCCAGATGATGATATCGAAACCATCCGGGTTCACGTTCGCCATCTACGCACCAAGCTAGAGCCAGATCCTCGTCATCCCAAATATATTAAAACTGTCTATGGGGCAGGCTACTGCTTGGAGCTTCCTAGAGTTGAGCAGACTGAATCAGAAGACTCTCCCCAAGCCGTCTAA
- a CDS encoding alpha/beta fold hydrolase — translation MTHSPAYTPPWLLKNGLAMTLHTALWVKRHWQQLTLEPQPTYRSHIFYGANGVPLHAWIAQPPGAIATIIGTYGITGSLDNQWLLQILGRKAIARGFAVILFDWRAHGKSGELSPTLTSDGLYEGQDFVHIADQAKAMGFPSPFWFTGFSLGGQLALWGGHAAQDLSAYAHLQPEDMGGVAVICPNLDSNRSLTYLMQAPLGRYVERSITQELTRLAWRLHHLHPQAIDPAAIQRARSIRGFDQELVIPALGFATVEDYYAASNPLPLLPHLSHPTLILYAADDPLFAPSLVADLQQACRGNPAMTLWLTRYGGHIGYLSSKACQSLWGDRDPWWAWNRLLDWCAAHPKTVARSADLVGDRLESSA, via the coding sequence ATGACCCATTCCCCGGCTTACACTCCCCCCTGGCTGCTGAAAAATGGCCTAGCCATGACCCTGCATACCGCCCTCTGGGTTAAACGACATTGGCAGCAGCTCACCCTCGAACCGCAGCCGACCTACCGCAGTCATATTTTTTACGGTGCAAATGGAGTGCCGCTGCACGCTTGGATCGCTCAACCACCCGGAGCGATCGCTACCATCATTGGCACCTACGGGATCACGGGCTCCTTAGACAACCAATGGCTGCTGCAGATTCTGGGACGAAAAGCGATCGCCCGAGGTTTTGCCGTGATCTTGTTTGACTGGCGAGCCCATGGCAAAAGTGGTGAGCTATCGCCAACCCTCACCTCCGATGGTCTGTATGAAGGACAAGACTTTGTCCACATTGCCGACCAGGCCAAAGCCATGGGCTTTCCCAGTCCCTTTTGGTTTACCGGCTTTTCCCTGGGCGGGCAGTTGGCATTATGGGGTGGTCATGCCGCTCAAGATCTCAGCGCCTATGCTCACCTGCAACCCGAGGATATGGGCGGCGTGGCGGTCATTTGCCCGAATCTCGACTCCAACCGCTCCCTTACCTACCTAATGCAGGCCCCCCTGGGTCGGTATGTGGAGCGATCCATTACCCAGGAACTCACTCGCCTGGCCTGGCGGCTCCATCACCTCCATCCCCAAGCCATTGACCCAGCCGCCATTCAGCGGGCTCGTAGCATTCGTGGCTTCGACCAAGAACTGGTGATTCCTGCCCTAGGATTCGCCACCGTAGAAGACTACTACGCAGCCAGTAACCCGCTGCCGTTACTACCCCATCTATCCCATCCCACCTTGATTCTCTACGCTGCCGACGATCCTCTCTTTGCCCCTAGCCTCGTTGCCGATCTTCAGCAGGCCTGCCGTGGCAATCCTGCCATGACCCTCTGGCTCACCCGCTACGGTGGCCATATTGGCTACCTCAGCAGCAAAGCCTGTCAGTCCCTCTGGGGCGATCGCGATCCGTGGTGGGCATGGAACCGGCTGCTCGATTGGTGTGCCGCTCACCCGAAAACCGTCGCCCGATCGGCCGACCTAGTTGGCGATCGCCTTGAGTCATCTGCTTAG
- a CDS encoding SRPBCC family protein codes for MSDWLEHSVQVEVETPVEHVWSLWSDLEQMPRWMKWIDSVQILEDDPELSRWTLASGGLEFRWLSRILKVTPNQIIQWESVDGLPNRGAIRFYDRGDRSIVKLTVAYAIPGILGQLMDNLFLGRVVESTIQADLERFRNYALAHRS; via the coding sequence ATGTCTGATTGGCTCGAACATAGCGTTCAAGTTGAAGTCGAAACCCCCGTCGAGCACGTCTGGAGTCTATGGTCTGACCTAGAACAGATGCCGCGCTGGATGAAATGGATCGACTCGGTACAGATTTTGGAGGACGATCCCGAACTCTCTCGCTGGACCTTGGCCTCCGGAGGTCTAGAATTTCGCTGGCTCTCCCGCATTTTGAAGGTCACGCCCAATCAAATTATTCAATGGGAGTCGGTAGACGGGCTGCCCAATCGCGGTGCAATTCGGTTCTACGACCGAGGCGATCGCAGTATTGTGAAGCTCACCGTTGCCTATGCTATTCCTGGCATCTTAGGGCAGTTGATGGACAATCTTTTCTTGGGTCGTGTGGTGGAATCGACCATTCAGGCCGATCTCGAACGTTTCCGTAACTATGCCCTTGCCCACCGTTCATAG
- the zds gene encoding 9,9'-di-cis-zeta-carotene desaturase: MRVAIIGAGLAGLSTAVELADAGHEVEIFESRPFVGGKVGSWVDGEGNHLEMGLHVFFGCYYNLFALMEKVGAIDHLLLKEHVHTFVNSGGNLGALDFRFITGAPFNGLKAFFTTSQLSVQDKLQNAIALGTSPIVRGLVDFEGAMRSIRDLDGISFADWFRQHGGSNGSLKRMWNPIAYALGFIDTEQISARCMLTIFQFFAARTEASVLRMLEGSPYDYLHKPILDYLEARGCQVHTRRGVREILFSEEGDRTQITGLAIANGDTVETITADAYVCACDVPGVQRLLPDTWRKWDQFDNVYKLETVPVATVQLRFDGWVTELTNAAERTQVDHAAGLDNLLYTADADFSCFADLALTSPSNYYREGQGSLIQAVLTPGDPFIKQPNDAIAQHVLDQVHNLFPSSRSLTMTWSSVVKLAQSLYREAPGMDRYRPDQKTPIANFFLAGSYTQQDYIDSMEGATISGKRAAKVILESFGDRTDIQELTLVA; this comes from the coding sequence ATGCGAGTTGCAATTATTGGGGCAGGGCTAGCCGGACTTTCGACCGCCGTGGAACTGGCGGATGCCGGGCATGAGGTAGAAATCTTTGAATCACGTCCTTTTGTGGGCGGTAAGGTGGGTAGCTGGGTGGATGGCGAGGGCAATCACCTAGAAATGGGGCTGCATGTCTTCTTCGGCTGTTATTACAACCTCTTTGCCCTGATGGAAAAAGTGGGTGCGATCGATCACCTGCTGCTCAAGGAGCATGTGCATACCTTTGTAAATTCCGGCGGTAACCTAGGCGCGCTCGACTTTCGCTTCATCACCGGCGCACCATTCAACGGACTGAAAGCCTTTTTCACCACCTCTCAACTGTCGGTGCAAGACAAGCTACAGAATGCGATCGCTTTGGGCACCAGTCCAATTGTGCGTGGCTTGGTCGATTTTGAAGGAGCCATGCGCTCCATCCGTGACCTGGATGGCATCAGCTTTGCCGATTGGTTTCGGCAGCATGGCGGCTCCAACGGTAGTCTGAAGCGCATGTGGAATCCCATTGCCTATGCCTTGGGCTTTATTGATACCGAGCAGATCTCTGCCCGCTGTATGCTGACCATCTTCCAATTTTTTGCCGCCCGCACCGAGGCATCGGTTCTGCGGATGCTGGAAGGTTCGCCCTACGACTACCTGCACAAGCCCATTTTGGACTACCTGGAAGCGCGCGGCTGCCAGGTGCATACCCGACGCGGCGTGCGCGAGATTTTGTTCAGTGAAGAGGGCGATCGCACTCAGATAACCGGTCTGGCGATCGCCAACGGTGACACCGTAGAAACCATTACCGCCGACGCCTACGTCTGCGCCTGCGATGTGCCCGGTGTCCAACGGCTGCTGCCCGACACCTGGCGGAAATGGGATCAGTTTGACAATGTGTACAAACTAGAAACCGTTCCCGTCGCCACCGTGCAACTGCGTTTCGACGGCTGGGTCACCGAGTTGACCAATGCCGCCGAGCGCACCCAGGTTGACCATGCGGCGGGGCTGGATAACCTACTCTACACGGCCGATGCGGATTTCTCCTGCTTTGCCGACCTAGCGCTGACGAGCCCCAGCAACTATTACCGCGAGGGTCAAGGCTCTCTGATTCAAGCCGTGCTCACCCCTGGCGATCCCTTCATTAAGCAACCCAACGACGCGATCGCCCAGCATGTGCTCGACCAAGTTCACAACCTGTTTCCCTCATCGCGATCGCTGACCATGACCTGGTCTAGTGTGGTGAAGCTAGCCCAGTCGCTGTACCGGGAAGCGCCAGGCATGGATCGATATCGCCCCGATCAAAAGACGCCGATCGCCAACTTCTTCCTGGCCGGTAGCTACACCCAGCAAGATTACATTGACAGCATGGAAGGGGCGACTATTTCTGGCAAACGGGCGGCCAAGGTCATCCTAGAATCCTTCGGCGATCGCACCGATATTCAAGAGCTGACCCTGGTTGCCTAG
- a CDS encoding Npun_R1517 family heterocyst differentiation transcriptional regulator: MKTGSLRQQTETSEVGVYDCEIHLKFRLVEDKEVMAVDSEQLLELLLEALSCGADDCLETLDAVVDVQETSEVNASPRMRRQLMRLRNSLA, translated from the coding sequence ATGAAGACCGGTTCCCTACGGCAACAAACCGAAACCTCTGAAGTCGGTGTGTATGATTGCGAGATTCACCTCAAATTTCGGTTGGTTGAAGATAAAGAGGTGATGGCTGTTGACTCAGAGCAACTCCTAGAGCTACTGCTTGAAGCATTGTCTTGCGGCGCAGACGATTGCCTCGAAACCCTTGATGCTGTGGTTGATGTGCAAGAAACCTCTGAGGTCAATGCATCCCCTCGAATGCGTCGTCAGCTCATGCGTTTGCGCAATTCTCTAGCCTAG